A single window of Gemmatimonadaceae bacterium DNA harbors:
- a CDS encoding peptidoglycan DD-metalloendopeptidase family protein, translating to MTRPPGLVAALALAGALALVGAPRAARAQQTQTEIKLRAQRDTLDQIRRERAELEARMRTLQSSAHSLSDEVTNLDERASATARLVNALDRQLVEINADVSDATGNMVRAEDDLTAQRAVLDHRLMEIYKRGPMFTFQVLLSAQSFGDLVARYKYLHLLTLRDRALVKHVQDLRDQVQLERNRLVTLQNAVVQNRSDKAREEGELRALERQRQHSLSTVNQQVQQTQARLAAVRRTESQLTGAIASLEAARKRAEAASPSTAVSRSTIRTSDYGKLDWPVQGDILYPFGRQVQSNNTTIRWNGIGIAAPLGTPVHVVAAGEVVSVSQLGLYGLTVIVDHGGGDYSIYGSLQESRVKRGDHVIKDQVIGSVGMSDPDFPAHLHFEVREHGGPAVDPTTWLRHR from the coding sequence GTGACGCGGCCCCCGGGCCTCGTCGCCGCGCTCGCTCTCGCTGGTGCGCTCGCGCTCGTGGGAGCACCGCGCGCCGCGCGCGCCCAGCAGACGCAGACCGAGATCAAACTCCGGGCCCAGCGCGATACGCTCGACCAGATCCGCCGCGAACGCGCCGAATTGGAGGCGCGCATGCGCACCCTCCAGAGTTCGGCGCACAGTCTGAGCGACGAGGTCACCAACCTCGATGAGCGCGCCAGCGCAACGGCCCGCCTGGTGAATGCGCTGGACCGTCAACTGGTGGAGATCAACGCCGACGTGTCGGACGCCACCGGCAACATGGTGCGCGCCGAGGACGACCTCACCGCGCAGCGTGCGGTGCTCGACCATCGCCTGATGGAGATCTACAAGCGCGGCCCCATGTTCACGTTTCAGGTGCTGCTCTCGGCGCAGTCGTTCGGGGACCTGGTCGCGCGCTACAAGTATCTCCACCTGCTCACGCTGCGAGACCGCGCTCTGGTGAAGCACGTCCAGGACCTGCGCGACCAGGTGCAGCTGGAGCGCAACCGCCTGGTCACGCTGCAGAACGCGGTGGTCCAGAACCGCAGCGACAAGGCCCGCGAGGAAGGTGAACTGCGCGCGCTCGAACGCCAGCGGCAGCACAGCCTGTCGACGGTCAATCAGCAGGTGCAGCAGACCCAGGCGCGTCTGGCCGCGGTGCGCCGCACGGAGTCGCAGCTCACCGGCGCCATCGCCAGCCTGGAAGCCGCCCGCAAGCGCGCCGAGGCGGCAAGCCCGAGCACGGCGGTCAGTCGGAGCACGATCAGGACCAGCGACTACGGTAAGCTCGACTGGCCGGTGCAGGGCGACATTCTGTACCCGTTCGGCCGGCAGGTGCAGTCCAACAATACCACCATTCGCTGGAACGGCATCGGCATCGCCGCGCCCCTCGGCACTCCGGTGCACGTCGTGGCCGCGGGCGAGGTGGTGAGCGTGTCGCAGCTCGGGCTCTACGGCCTGACGGTGATCGTGGACCACGGCGGCGGCGACTATTCCATTTACGGATCGCTGCAGGAATCGCGCGTGAAGCGCGGCGACCACGTGATCAAGGATCAGGTGATCGGCTCCGTCGGCATG